The segment AGGAAAGCTAATTTGTGCTAGCCAGAAAAGGTTAATTTAAAGCTCATAGTAGCCTTGGAATGTTTAGACTTGAAAATTGTGCTGGaaattggaatttattttttccaaaaagcCAACAACGAAGCATAGTTACTAAGTTGTGGTTGAGACTCATAGAGCAAAGACAACACTGGAATTTTCCATATGCCTGTAAATACACTCAtgttaaaataaattcatgtaaTTGTTTTTGGTAACCAAGAATCAAACAGACCAGATCAGCTGAACTCTTGCTGTATGAAACTAAAGTGCATGGCATTGCATTGTCTAATATTTGTTTTGTATCATTtacctacctatattttagaAAACAGTTTGAGCTCTTTCCTCCATTATACTGTATTgtttaagacaaaaacaaaaccatagcaAAACCCttttgaaacattaaaaaagataTTCACTCAAATAACTTACTCTTCAGGAAGTTTTCACTATGTAAGGATGAATAGATCCAACAAGCACGTCTATAATACAAAGTAAACTATGATTTTATTGTGAAATTCTCATAGATGGAAAATTAAATTGAATATTTATTCTGTCCATTTCATTTTACAATAATCTTACCACTTATTTTTGTACCATGTATTTCAATTGCCTGTtgagtgaaaaataaagaaacttgtaatttttggccttttttttttttttacttaatctaaagacccccccccccccaacaataaGATGTGTTGCCAACAACCACATCTTAAGCCCCTGCTGAAGAAAGTTTTGGCTACTACATATCTAAGGAAACAAATTTTGATCTCCACCCCTTAAAATGCTAATGTGAGCAAAATGTCCTGTTCTACAGTACAAATAAAGACCTTAGATTTGAAGTTCCTACTTAACAAAATTTTTGCACATGCAAAAATTTCACTGAAGTAAATATATTTCTCTCATCATTCCCATCTAGCAATCATGTTTTCAGTTAATTTTTAGGGCAATCAAGTTTCCTGCTCTCTACCTCAATGGTTAAAACTCTGCCAACATGAGTTATACACAACTGTGAAGGATGAAATAGTTGACATCTGACTCAGAGCATGGAACAAACAACAGCACACATTCACCTGACCATTTGCCAGTTAGGAAGGGTGTGCTGTTCTCCAACTCTTCTGCAGATCAAGAAATGTTAGGGAAGCCAATCATTTAAGAAGGATCAGAGATAGTAGGCTAAACTTGTTTTCCATATAATATGAGTTCCTTAAACCACTGTAGTTGGGTAAGTCCCTACACAGCACAGAAAGCTCTCTGGGTCATTTATCAGGTCTATTATCTAGAAAGCAAATACTGGATGCTATGCATCCAGTACATCTACAGTGCCCTGATTACACATAATAGTTGTTTTGATTATAATGCAAGGCTCTATTTCCCTTTAACCATGAGAATTAAAACAATACTTATCACCATACAGTTTGATATACTTCCAATAAGTACAATATTTATTAAACATATCTTCAGTTGTTTTGTTACATAGTGTGCAACAAATTACAATATCTGCAGCCACAAATTATATGCAGAGTATGAAGAAACTATTAATCAGATAGTGTAATCTTTCCATTTATAACTCTACAAGGAAGAACTAGCAAATCAGATCTTACATATAACATCTCACTAAACTTTATGCATGGAAAGTGACAGACACTGGTTGTGCTGTTTGATACAAAATGGCTGAACTTCATCTTCAGAAGACTAAACCTGACATCTAAACATGCCAATATAAacatcaaaacaaaatatattctaaCCAACCACGGGAAACAGTCTggtatcaggaaagcaacaagGATTACACACATTATTTTATAAACCAGCACACAAAGGTTTAAAACAGTTCTGAAAATGAAGTTAGCTGTCTTGAGtcaagggaataaaaaaaaagtcagtattgACCATTTACAATCTCTGACCTTTGTGGAGACGGTAAGAATCTGTTGTAGTGCAGCTACATACAGTACAATTCAGGCAATTTGTTTTTTCACTTGGGTTCAGATTGTGAATTCATTGCTGTGAGAAAAGGATGGAGGCAATTTTTAGCAGCAACCTCCACCTGACTGCTTTACTGGAGTGCTCTGAATTTTAACATTGGACTTCTCTGCACCGCCAGCTGTTGCTCCAGGGCCCATTCGCTTTTTAATCTCTGCCGCCATCGTCATGAAAGACTGTTCTACATTCGTTGCATTCTTAGCACTGGTTTCCAAAAATGGGATTCCAAGGGAATCAGCAAATTCCTAAGACAATGATAAAAGTGTAATGAATACTAGgaaatgatttgcatttcttccatttctatcGTTTGAAAGGGGTATGAAGGAGGACTAGATTCACTGGATCCAGGCACTACAAAAAGTGCACATATTTTTAGAAGACAGTGGCCATCATATGGCTCCATATTCTAATCAGAATTCAGACTGAAAAATCAGACTTTAAACATACCTTTGCTGTTGTGTAGTCTACTACTTTCTTTGTGGTCAGATCACACTTGTTCCCTACCAACAACTTGTTGACGTTCTCACTGGCATAACGGTCTATTTCTTGAAGCCACTGTTTAACATTATTGAACGACTCCTAAAAGGGAGACATTTTTAAGAATAATACAGCCTGGACACAGCTGCTGTACAGATCAAGtaataaaaagaagcaaagagcTAGTGAGACAACTTTAGCTACAAAGAAATTGTAGTACAAAGAAACTTATTTTGTAATACATATATAAGTGACAAATTTGAAGATACcttttttcagagaaaaatacAACTTAATATTAATGCCAAAGAGTCCAAGGCTGGTCtaacctgtctgtaatcctagctattaagaagACTAAGaccggggctggggagatagcctagtggaaagagtgcctgcctcggatacacgaggccctaggttcgattccccagcaccacatatacagaaaacggccagaagcggcgctgtggctcaagtggcagagtgctagccttgagcgggaagaagccagggacagtgctcaggccctgagtccaaggcccaggactggccaaaaaaaaaaagaagactaagaccacagttcaaagctagccaaagcagaaaagtctgtgtgactacctccaattaactaccaaaaagccagaagtggtagagtgccaaccttgagtgaaaaagcaaaagaatagtacccaggccctgatttcaagcccccatgccactgaaaaaaaagtaattttagcaTAAAATGCACTTTAAGACCTACAAAACATGATAGAATTTTGGTTTATAAACAATATTCCCTAAGTGTTATTACTGAAGACTTTACTTGGGCTGGAACAAAGGGGCACATATACCTCAATGGTAAAGTATCTGCCTAGTATGgggaaagccctgggttttatctcTAGCACCTCCCTtcacccccgcccgcccgccccccccccccgcaaaaaacgAAAGGACTGAATAAATACACTTCTTTCCTAGTTATATTTAAGAGAGGaatttccttttaaataatttcatgGTAATAGGTTGACATTTTCTGAAAGTAACAACTTTTATTGGGGAACAGAGAACGTAGCTCAGGCTCATCAAACTGGACTAACGGGTCTTTCTgaatcagcctcccaagtaactggcgCTACAGAAAATACTGTATACCCAGCTATCATTCCCTACTTTAAAAATCACTCAATGCCTTGAATTTAACTATCTCATAATCAAATTTGATTTCATACGATTTAACATTtgctaaagaaaaaatgaattctaattttttgtttaattttctgataggaaaaaaaatgttatgttccTGAAATCTGTTACATCTCTGACCAACAAAAGTTAAAGCCCTTGAACCACATTCTCCTCCACCTTATAGTCTCCTATCTCCTTCTCAACCGCTTACCTTCATTTGCTCTTCCTAATATCCTTCCAGAGAacattgttttttggtttgtgtctttggggggaaagggggttggttttttttttttgttttggccagtcctggggcttttaactcagggtctgggcactgtccctgagcttctttttttactcaaggctagcactctgctatatgagccacagcaccactttgggctttttctgtttatgtgttactgaggaatcgaacccagggtttcatgcat is part of the Perognathus longimembris pacificus isolate PPM17 chromosome 8, ASM2315922v1, whole genome shotgun sequence genome and harbors:
- the Rab1a gene encoding ras-related protein Rab-1A — encoded protein: MSSMNPEYDYLFKLLLIGDSGVGKSCLLLRFADDTYTESYISTIGVDFKIRTIELDGKTIKLQIWDTAGQERFRTITSSYYRGAHGIIVVYDVTDQESFNNVKQWLQEIDRYASENVNKLLVGNKCDLTTKKVVDYTTAKEFADSLGIPFLETSAKNATNVEQSFMTMAAEIKKRMGPGATAGGAEKSNVKIQSTPVKQSGGGCC